Below is a genomic region from Fundidesulfovibrio magnetotacticus.
AGGAACCACCAGTCGGTGTGGTCGGTGCTCATGACGGCCCGGGCCAGCTCGCGGCCCTCTTCCGTGCGCAGGCGCTCCAGGGCGCAGTCGAGCCACTTGCCCGCGTAGGGGTTGCCCAGGTCCTTGAGCTCCTTGAGGTTGACCATGAGGTCCAGCTGGTCGGCGTCCTGGGCGAGGCGCGCCTCGAGGCTCGCCGCTTCCTCCAACTCGTCGTGCAGGGCCATCACGTCGGCGCGCAGGCCGGTGCCGCGCAGGCCGTCTTCCAGGGCGCGCCGGGCGTCGTGGGTGTCGTAGAGCTTGTTGACGTAGTTGAAGTCCCCGGTGCGGGCCTCGTGGATGTCGTGAAACAGGCAGAGGAGCGCGGTCCGGGGCCGGTCCGCCCCGGCCATGGCGGCCAGCACGTAGCCGATGACGGCCGCGCCGAAGCTGTGCTCGGCCACGTTCTCCGCGCCCGAGCCCAGGAACTGGTAGCCGGTGCGCGGGGTGCGCCGGAGCATGCTCACCTCGAAAAGAAAGTCGGCCAGCCGGGTGCGCCGGTCGCGGCCGGACATGTCCACAATGCGGGAAGAAGCTTCGGTCATGGTCTGGTGTCCTGTGGTGGGAAACGTTGGGGGCTCTTGCCGAGCCGCGCTAGCGCATAGCCGTTTCGGGGTCGGTTGGCGAGTGCCGATGCAGGCCCCGGCGGGCGAAGTGGTCCGCCAGGAGCTTGTAGGCCCCGCCGTACACGTCGCGGCTGGCCACGATGTGGTCGCCGGGCTTGAACAGCAGGAGCGCGGCGGAAATGGCCGCCAGGCCCGAGGCGAAGGCCAGGCCCCGCGCCCCGCCCTCCAGCCCGGCCGCGGCCTTCTCCAGGGCCTCGCGGGTGGGGTTGGAGAAGCGCGAAGAGACGTAAGCCCGGATGTGTTCGGGGCCGTCCTGGGCGAAGGTGGTGGCGTGATAGACCAGGACGCTGGCGGCGCGGTGGTGTCCCTTGCCTTCCAGGCCCGCGTGGACGAGGTGGGTCTGGCGGTCCATGGGAACTCCGTGGGTGGGGCTTTCTACGCGAAACGCCCCCTGCGGCGCTGCCGGAGGGGGCGTGTGATGCACTTGGTCGCGGCGCGTTCCGGCGTCCGGCTAGCTGTCGAGCTTCATGTTCTTGCGGCCGATGGAATAGTAGAGGTTGGCAATGGCGATCTGGTAGTCGGTGAGGGCCTGGGTCATCTGGAACTCGGCGCGCGAGACGCGGGCCTGGGCGTCGAGCACGTCGGTGTTGGTGCCCACCTGGGCCTGGTAGCGGGCCACGGCCATGCGGTAGCCTTCGTTGGCCGCCGTGAGGCCGGTCTTGGCCACGTTGATGCGCTTGGCGGCGTCCTGGATGTTCAGGAACTGGGTCTTCACTTCGGCGCCCACGTCGAGACGGAGCTTGGCCAGGTCGGCCTGGAGCTTCTTGGTCACGTCGCTGTACTGGCGGTAGGTGAAGATGGTGTTGCCCCAGTCCCAGGCTTTCCAGGTGAAGGTGAGCTGGAACTGATGGCGTTCGCTGAAGGTGACGTTCTCGGGGCGCAGCCAGGGTTTGTCGCCCTGGCGGATGAAGTCGTAGTCGGCGCGCAGCTGGGGCAGGCCGCCGCTCAGGGCGATGGAGGCGTCCTTTTCGGACATCTCCACGGACTTCACGGCGATGGCGATGTCCGGGCGCTGCTTGTAGGCCTCGTCCAGGGCGTCGCGCAGGGTGAGGGCGAAGGGGTTCTGGGTGAGCTGGCCCACGTAGTCCACCGGCTGGTCCAGGGGGATGTTCAGGAGCGCGTTGAGCTGGGCCAGCTGGGTGTCCACCGAGTTCTGGGCGGCCAGGAGCGACTGCTCGGCGCTGGCCAGGTCGGACTCGGCCTGGAGCACGTCCAGGCGCGGGCGCAGGCCCACGTCGTAGAAGGCGCGGGTGACCTTGAGCTGGGAGTCGAGCCGGGCCACGGAGTCCTGGTTGGACTTCACGTCGGAGCGGGCCTTGAGCAGGGTGAGGAAGGCCGTCTGCACGCTGCGGATGAGCGTGAGTTCCGTGCGCTTGTAGAGGGATTCGGCCTGGTCCCTGGCCAGCTTGGACTTCTGGTAGCTGGAGAGCAGCCTGAAGCCGGTGAAGAGGGGCTGGCTGACGTTGAGGTCCAGGTTGGCCACGTAGGCGTCGCCCACCACGTAGGTCTTGCCCTGGAGGGTGGCAGCCCCCTGGCCGGGGTTGACGCCCGCGGCGGTGTAGAGCGCCGTCAAATCCTGGGCGGTGGTGACGGGGGTGGTGGTGTTGGTGGCGCGCGAATAGTAGGTGACGGTGCCCGTGGGCGCGAAGGCCGCGGTGGCGGCGCGCACGCCTTCCTGCGTGCTGAAGATCTGCTGCTTGGCGGACTGCATGCTGGGGTTGGCGTCGATGGCGCGCTTCACGGATTTTTCAAGATCCATGCTCTGGCCCGGCTGGGCAAGGGCCGGAGCGCCGACCAGGGCGAGACACGCAGCCAACACGAGAGCTTGTAACGTCATGTAAACCTCCATGGGGGAGCCCGCGGCTCCCTTCCGATCCGCCCTATAGCCAACTTCGAATCTCTTGAAAAGAGCAAAAAAAATCAGGGGCCGTGGCCCCTGACGACGAAGGCTTTACGTTAGCCCCCCTAAACGTCGAGCAGCACCACCTCGATCTGACGCTTACCGAATTGCAGCGCTCTGCCGTAGTCGTTCATGAAGATGTCCACGCTGCGGGTCTTGCTGTTGCCCATCAGGTCCGTAATGACGAAGACGCCGTGGTTCTTGATGTAGACTTTCTTGCCGAACACCCATCCGTTATTGAACAGATCGCGCGAAACGGCCACGTGCCCCTCCCGGGGCTTGTTCAGGGACGCCGTGAGCAGTTCCTGATCGGGGAACTCCTTGAGTTCCGTGACGGTGTAGGCCGTCACCGTGAGCATCTTGTTGGGGATGGGGTCCGCGATCCGGGCGAGATTGGCCAGGACCACGCCGCGCAGCAGGTTCGACTCGTCGCGCACCTTTTCGATCTCAAGACGCAATTCTGTTTTTTCGATCTCCACATTGGCCAGGGCGGATTCCAGATTCAACGCTTCCTGACGATAGTGGTGTACACCAAAAGCAAAACATGCAAGCAAAATGATAGAGATGCATTTGAACATTGTAACCTCCAACAACAAGCCTTTGCAGCTTCAGGATTTCCGGCCTTACCCCCATGAACGCGGCCGGGGTCATGATGATTGCCCGACTAGCAGAAGCCCTGTGGGCGCGCAACCACTTTTTTCCGCTTAAGCCCGGTTGCCTCGCCACCCCCTCCGGGCTAAGAAACCGAGAGAGGAATCAACCCATGCCCATCAGGGACCGTTTCGCCCCAGGCCAGGAGCCGCTCTACCTCATCGACGGCACCTCCTACATTTATAGAGGTTTTCACGCCCTCAAGGAACTTTCCCGCTCCGACGGCTTCCCCACCAACGCCCTCCACGTGGTGCTGCGCCTCGTGCTGCGCATCCTGCGCGAGGAACGACCACGCCACGCCCTCTTCGTGGTGGATGGACGCGCGCCCTCGTTCCGTGCGGACATATTCCCGGCCTACAAGGCCCAGCGCGAAAAGATGCCCGAGGATTTGGCCCGCCAGATCGACCCCGTAATCCAGGGCGTCGGACTCCTGGGCCTGCCGGTGCTGCGCGAGGAAGGCGTGGAGGCGGACGACACCATCGCCAGCCTCGTCGCGCGCTTCAAAAACGAACGCCCCGTGGTCATCGTGGGCTCCGACAAGGACCTGCGCCAGTGTCTCGACCGCCAGGTCGTGCTTTGGGACCCCTCCGGCAAACAGGAAAAGCTCGTCACCTACGACGATTTCCTTGTCGAATTCCCTCCGGGGCCGTCCCACTGGCCAGACTTCCAGGCCCTTACCGGCGACGCCTCCGACAACATCCCCGGCGTGCCCGGCATCGGCCCCAAGACCGCAGCCGAGATCACCGCCCTTTTTCCGAGCCTCGAAGGCGTCACCGCCAATCTGGACCGGCTCAAGCCCGCGTGGCGCGCCAAGATCGAACCCCTCCGGGAGCAGCTCTTCGTCTACCGGGAGCTCACCCGGCTGCGCACGGACGCCGCGCCGGGCGTCACACTGGAAACGCTGGCCGTGCGCCCCGCGCCCCGCGACGAAGCCGCAAGGTTCCTGAACTCCTACGAACTGCGCTCCCTGGCCCGCGAGCTGCCAGCGGACGCCCCCGCAGCCTCTGCCCAGCAGCCCGCCCGGCCCGACGCTCCGGCGCAGCTCTCGCTCTTCGGCGAGGCCGCCGCCGCGCCCCCCGCAGCCGCGCTGCCTGATCCCACTCCTTTCGAACTGTTGCCTTCCCTGGTCGGACGCGAGACCTCGCTCGTGCCCGTGAACGGCGGCTTCCTGATCGCCTTCGACGCCGTGCAGCACCTCTGCCCCGGCGACCCCGCGCGCCTCGCGCCGTTGCTGGCCCTGGCGGCCTGCGTGGCCACGCCGTCCCTCAAGGACCTCCTCGCGTCCGATCCGGCCTGGGAAGCCGTTCCCCTGGAGCGCTGGTTCGACCTCTCACTGGCCGCCTACCTCCTGGCCCCCGAGGACCGCATCTATTCCTGGGAACGGCTCAAGGATTCACTCTGGAGCGACCCCACCTTCGCCCCCGCGGAAGCCCCCGGCGGCGCGGAAGGCCTGGCGTGTCTGGCCCTTGCCCGCAGGCTCAAGGCCCGCGCGGCCCAGGCAGGGCTTGCCCCGCTCCTGGACACCCTCGAGATGCCCCTCATCCCCGTGCTCGTGGGCATGGAGCGCGCGGGCATCCGCATCGACCGGGAGGCCTTCGCCACGTTCGGCCAGGAGGTCGCGGAAAAGCTCGAAAAACTCACGACCCTCATGCACGAACAGGCAGGGGCGCGTTTCAACGTGCGGTCCAGCCAGCAACTGGCCAATGTGCTCTATCAGGGCCTCGGCCTCAAAGCGCCCGGCAAGACTCCCGGCGGCGCGGCCTCAACATCCGCCGAGGTGCTTGAACGCCTTGCGGGGCAACACCCTCTGGTGGACACGGTGCTTGAGTTCCGCAAACTGGAGAAACTCCGCTCCACCTACCTGGACCCCCTGCCCGCGCTCGCCGACGGGCAAGGCCGCATCCACACCACCTTCAACCAGCTGGCCACCGCCACCGGACGGCTTTCTTCCAGCGCGCCCAACCTCCAGAACATTCCTGTGCGCGGCGAACTGGGCAAGCGCATGCGCGCCCTCTTCACCGCCGCTCCCGGGCGCCTGCTCGCCAGCGCCGACTACTCCCAGATCGAATTGCGCGTGCTGGCGCACTTCTCCAAGGACCCCGCCCTCCTGGAGGCCTTCCGCCAGGGCCAGGACATCCACGCCCGCACGGCCGCCCTGCTCTTCGACAAAACCCAGGCAGCAGTGACACCCGAAGAACGACGCCAGGCGAAAACCATCAACTTCGGCCTGCTCTACGGCATGGGTCCCCAGAAGCTCGGCCGCGAACTGGGCCTGACCCTCGCCGCCGCCAAGGATTTCATAACCCGGTACTTCGAACGCATGAGCGTGCTCAAAGACTACTACCAGTCCGTGGTGGACCAGGCCAAAGAGACCGGCTCCGTGACCACGCTGGCCGGCCGCCGCCGCAGGCTCCCGGACATCGATTCCCGCAACGCCCAGCTGGAATCCCAGGCCCGCCGCCAGGCCGTGAACACCGTCATCCAGGGCAGCGCCGCCGACATCATCAAGATGGCCATGTTGGCCGCCTGGAAGGACGACGCCTTGCGCTCCTTGAATGCCCGGCTCATTCTCCAGGTGCACGACGAGCTGGTCATCGAGGCTCCCGAATCCAGCGCCCACGCCGCCGGAGAACGACTGCGCGAACTCATGTCCGGGGTGGTCTCCCTGGATGTGCCCGTGGCTGCTGACATGGGCGTAGGCAAGGATTGGAGTCTCGCCCACTAACCCCTGAGGATTCCATGCAGATCACCGCCAAGACCATCAAGGAAGACCTCGCCCGCTGCAAGGCGGCCTATCTCAAGAACGAGGACCTGCGCTCACTGGCCACCCTGGCCTCGGCGCTCAAGGCCTTCGTTGCTGTCAAACTCCCCGGCACCGATCGCGCCGAGATCGAAAGCCTTCTGCGCGAGGCCTTTTCCAACATCAACAAGATGCAGCGCATCCAGAAACTGGTCCCCAAGGGGCTCCCCTACGTCAAAGGACAGGAGCCCAAGCTTTTCCAGTTCGTGGCCGCCGTCTACAAAAAGGTCCAGGAAGACCTCGAACGCGAAAGCCTGGCGCAGATGCGCGAACGAAAGCTTAAGATCGATCAGCTCATCATCAAAGGCCAGAAATACCTTGAGGAAAACAACCTCCTGGAAGCCCAGCGCAGCTTCCGCGAAGCCGTGTCCCTGCGCGTGGACGAGGACGGGCTTTTCCCCATGCTCGCCGTGAAGCTCCAGGACAAAGGCCATCACAAGGCTTCCATAGAATACCTGCGCGGGGCCATGGAAACCAGCCCGGAAAACCCTCGCGCCTACGACCTGCTCGCCACCGCCGCCCTCAAATCCGGCGAACCCGACGCTTGCCTTAAAGCCATTGCCGACGCCCGCAAGAAAGCCGGCGACCGCCCCCTCATGATGGCTGCCTCCGCCTATCTGAAAGCCCGCGCCGGACGCCGGGATGAAGCCATGGCCGAAGCTCGTGCAGCCCTGGATGCCTCACCAGGCCTCGAACTCGCGTCCAGGACGATGAAATTGCTCCAGAAGCATGGCTAAAACCGGGAACGCACTGCGTCCGGATCGATCTCTCCGCCGCTAGTGGCGCCTACGACATTGAGACTCCTGCGACTTCGCGACTGCGTGCGATTCGGCAGTGATGACCGGCCGGTCAGACGTGAAGAAGCCTCCGGCGGCCAAAGGGCTAGGCCTTTGGAATCCCATTCCGCTTCGCGGGCTTCACCGGCTACGACCGTCTTGCCGGACCCTTGCGGCTGCGCCGCCTTTCGCGCGGGAATGCGCGCAAAGCCGCGAATCCCCGCGCGGGGGGCCGCGGCGCTTCGCGCCAAATATTCGAACGAGATCCGATTCCTGGATTTTAAATGATAATGCCTTGTTCATCGTCGCTTACGACGATGGCAGTCCGCTGGGATAAGGGCTGCTTTGAGCGCGTTCCCGGCGGGTGTCTGCTGCTGTCCGGGCGTCTGGAGACTGGCCGCCCCCGGTCACACAGGCCTCCCCGGTGAAGCCCGCGAAGCAATTGCGGGGTCTGGGGGGATCATCCCCCCAGCGGGTCCAGGGCGGAGCCCTGGCGGGAGAGTCCAGAGAGGGCGGCGCCCTCTCTGGCCGCCTGCGCGGCGCGCACGAAGTTGACGGCCCAATGCGGCGCGCCCAGGGCGTGGATGTGGGTGTAGGCGGCGAAGGTGTTTCCCATGACCGCGCCGTCCATGCCATGGAGCATCCCAGCGCCGCGTTCCATGCGCAGGGCCATGACGGGCGGATCGCCGTGCCCGGTGTAGCTGGAGCGGGGAATACAGCGCGAGTAATGGAATTCGTGGCCGCGAAGGGTCGTTCCGACGGGGTGGAAGGGATTGGGCGCGCTCACCACGGCCTCGGCGTAGCCCAGGCCTTGGGGCCTGTCGCAGAGGGTGGTGGCCAGGGGGAAGACGCCTGCCATGGGGTAGATGGAGCCTCCGGCGTGAAGCTCCTCGCAAAGCACCATAAACCCCCCGCACTCGGCATAAACGGGCGCTCCGGAGAGGGCCAGGGCGCGCACGTGTTCGCGCACGGCGATGTTGTCGGCCAGGGCGCGGGCCTGCGTCTCCGGGAAACCTCCACCCAGATAAAGGCCGTGCAGTTCGGGCCAGGGATCCGTGGCGAGGAGGCTGACGGGCGTGAGTTCCGCCCCGGCGCGGCGCAGCGCCTCCAGGTTCTCCTGGTAGTAGAACCAGAGAGCGGCATCGAGCACGTAGCCGATGCGCGGCTTGGGGCCTGGAAGTGTCGGCGGCCAGAGGGCTTCGGTTGCCGGAGCCATGTCGGGGGCCTGGCGCGCGATGTCCAGGAGCCTGTCCAGGTCGCAGTGGTCGGCCACGGTGCGGGCGATGCCGGAGAGGATGTCTTCCAGTCCTTCCTGCTCCCAGTTGGACATGAGCCCCATGTGCCGTTCGCTGATGGGGTTCTGGCGCAGCTTGGGGAGCATGCCCAGCACGGGCACCCCGGTGTATTCCTCGATGGTCTGGCGAAGGATGGAGCGGTGCCGATCGCCGGCGGTGCGATTGCAGATGACGCCCGCGAGCTTGAAACCCGGTTCGAAGGAATTGCAACCGAGCACCACGGCTGCGGCCGTACGGGTCATCTTGGTGGCGTCCAGGACGAGCACGAGGGGTGCGTCGAGGGTGCGTGCCAGTTGGGAGGTGGCCACGCTGCCCTTGGCGTCTCCGCCGTCGAAGAGCCCCCTGTTGCCTTCCACCACGGCGAGGTCTAGGCCCTTTGCGCGCTCAACGAAGAGCGCCCGCACGGCATCGGGTTCCATGAGGAAGGGATCGAGATTGCATGCCGGGCGATTTGCGGCGAGGCCCAGCCAGGCGGCGTCGATGTAGTCGGGCCCTTTCTTGAAGGGCGCTACGGCGAGTCCCTTTCTGGCCCAAGCGCCCGCGAGGCCCAGCGAGACGATGGTCTTGCCGGAACCGCCGGAGAGGCCGGCCAGGACGAGGCGGGGGATACGGATCATGTGGTGCGGCCCGGGGGCCGGACGCAAGTCCACGCCCCGCGCCCTTCATTCCGCGGCGTTGGCCGCCGGCATGCGGGAGCGGGACGCGGGAAAGCTTTCAGGCGTTGCGGCCTACTCGCCTTCTTCGGTGGCGTGCTGCTTGCCGGCGCCCTTGAGGCCGATCATGGTGGTGGAACCGGAGGACCAGTATTCCAGGGTGCCCTCGGCGACCATCTTGTTGACCAGCTTGGAGACTTCCATCTTCTTCATGTCGGGCAGGAAGGCGTAGAAGTCCTTCAGGTAGAACTTGGACTTGTTGGTCTTGGACTTCAAGGTGTCGACAACGGTCTGCCTGGCTTGTGCTTCGTCCATTCTTAACCTCGCTTGTGTTGCCGGGGGCGCGGGCATGAGCCCGCGCCCCCGGTGGTTACGCTCTTAGAACTTGAAGTTGGTGGACTGACGCCAGGTGAAGTAGGCGGGGTCGCGGAAGTCGTCGATCAGGTGGTGGGTGAACTCCAGCTCGGTCTTCTTGAAGAAGCTTTCCCAGCCGATGCGTTCAGCCCAGTCGCCCAGACGCTCGTACTTGTTGGCCTCGGCGGCGTAAACCTCGATGATCTTCTTGCAGACCTTGGCGAGGGTCGGCCAGCGGGGCGGCTCGTTGGGGATGAAGGCCACGGCGACCTTGGAGAACTTGGGCATGGAGATGCGGTTGGACACCTTGCCGCCGACCATGATGATCACGCCGTCGCCTTCCTTGTCGGAAAGGGGCAGCGAGGGGCACATGGTGTAGCAGTTGCCGCAGTACATGCAGCGGTCGTTGTTCACCAGGATGGTGTTGACCTTCTTGCCGCCTTCCAGCTCGGTCTTGCCGGGCTTCAGGGCGCCGGTGGGGCAGGACGCGATGGCGAGGGGGATCTCGCACATGTTGTCCAGGTACTCGTGGTCGATGATGGGGGGCTTGCGGTGGAAGCCCACGACGGCCAGGTCGGAGCAGTGGCAGGCGCCGCACATGTTCAGGCAGCAGGCCACGGCCACGCGCACGATGGCGGGCATGCGCATGTTGGTGAACTCTTCAAAGAGTTCGTCCATGATGATCTTCACGGTGCCCGAGGCGTCGGTGGCCGGGGTGTGGCAGTGGATCCAGCCCTGGGTGTGGACGATGTTGGACACGGAGGCGCCGGTGCCGCCGACGGGGAACTTGTAGGAACCCTTGTCGAACTTGCGGGAGTTCAGGTCGGCCTTGAGCGCCTTGGCGGACTCGAGGCTGGTGGTCATGAACTCGATGTTGTTGCGGGTGGTCCAGCGCAGGTAGCCGTCGCAGTACTGCTTGGCCACGGCGCAGGCTTCACGGATGAGTTCCGTGGAGATCAGGCGGGCGGAGCCCACGCGGACGGTGTAGACCTTGTCGCCGGATTCGGCTTCGTGCACCAGGAGGCCGGGCTCCAGGATCTCGTGGGAAACCCACTTGCCGTAGTTCTTTTCCAGAACCGGGGGCAGGAATTCTTTATAAAACCGCGGTCCGATGTCGGAGATGCGGTCTTCCATGGGCTTGTCGGGATTGTACCCGGAAGAAACGAACGCCATATCTTGTTCCCCCTTTTAGCGCTGGTGCAGTTTGCGGTATTCGTTGATGTCGCGGGACCAGCCGCCGGGCACCTCGTCTTCCTTCCAGAAGATGTAGGGGTTGGTGCGGGGCTCGCGGACGTGCTGGGCCATGGGCTTGATATTGGTGACTTCGAGCAGCTTCTGGAAGCCCAGGCGCTTGATGGTCTCGCCGAGGCGTTCGCGGTTCTTGCCTTCTTCCATCCACCAATCCCACACGAGCTCGACCACTTCCTTGATCTCGTCGTAGGGGTCTTCGCAGGGGATGAAGGGAACGAGCAGCGAGGACATCTGCGCGCCGTCCAGGATGGGGGCCTTGGCGCCCAGCAGGATCGAAGCGCCGCGCTCGTCGCCCACGCGAAGGGCCTTGGGCATGACGTTGATGCAGTGCATGCAGCGGTAGCACTCAGCGGTTTCGATGGTCAGCTTGCCGCCTTCATACTTCATGCACTTGGTGGGGCACAGGTCGATGACTTCCTTCTGGATGTCGAACTTGCCCCAGTCGCGACCGGCGTGGGCGCCGGCGTTGGGCGGGATCTCGCCACCGACGTAGGCCTTCACGGCGGCCTGGTCGATCTTGATGTCGTCCTTCCAGGTGCCGATGATGGAGAAGTCGGAGCGGGCGATGGAGGCCACGCAGCCGTTGGGGCAGCCGTCGAACTTGAACTTGAACTTGTAGGGGAACTGCGGGCGGTGCAGCATGTCCTGGTATTCGTTCGTGAACGTATGGCAGATGTGCTGGGCGTCCATGCAGGCGAACTCGCAACGGCTCATGCCGATGCAGCAGGCCGGGGTGCGCAGGTTGGAGCCCGAACCGCCGAGGTCCTGGTTGTGCTTGTGGGTCAGCTCGTAGAAGATTTCTTCCAGCTGGGGGGTGGTGGTGCCCAGCCAGATGATGTCGCCCGTGGAGCCGTGCATGTTGGTCATGCCGGAGCCGCGGAAGTCCCACAGGTCGCACAGCTCTTCCATGTACTCGGCCTTGTAGAACAGGCCGGAGGGCTGGGCGACGCGCACGGTGTGGAAGTGGGCCACGCCGGGGAACTTTTCGGGCTGGTCGCAGTAGCGGCCGATGACGCCGCCGCCGTAGCCGAACACGCCCACGATGCCGCCGTGCTTCCAGTGGGTGGTGCCGTCCTCGTAGGACATTTCCAGCAGGCCCAGCAGGTCGTCGATGACGTCTTCGGGGATCTGCAGTTCAATGCCCTTCGGGTTCTTGTGGCGCACTTCCGCGGCATGCTTCAGATCGGAGACGAAGCTGGGCCACGGACCGCTCTCAAGCTGGTCCAGCAACGGGGTCGGGTGTTTCGCCATGTGTTCCTCCAAAAGAGTTGTAAGAGTTACAGCCCTGTTTACGAAAATCGCGCCCCGCCCTCGCGGAGGCGACGTTTTCCCGACAACAGCCCAGGAGCCTCGCTATCGGGGCCCTGACGCGGACATCCTCAGGACAGACCTGAAAGAGAAGTATCAGGGATTGCAGCCAATCCACTCAAAATACCACGCGCGTGAAGTTTCTAACATGGAATGTTCCGGGCTGCAAAGGAAATTCAATCCCGGAACATCCCTACCTTTCAGGGCAATTTTCACCCGCCGGAAGGCCTGCCAAAAGGCTTGCGCGCCGTTCCCGGGACGCGTACGCACACTGCGCGGGCACGGTCGGCGCGCCCGAAGGCCGCCTCCGTTACCAATTTCACAAGACCTCGCGGACAAAACACCCCATGGATCACGCGCCCGGCGCTCTTACCTGCCGACGCTGCGGCCGCTGCTGCCAGGCCGGGCCGCCCGCCCTGCACAAAGACGACCTCGAACTCCTGGCCGCCGGGGCCATCACCCGCGACCGCCTCGTCACCCTGCGCGCCGGGGAACTCGCCCGGGACAACGTCCGGGGCGGGCTGGCCCCGCTTGCGCGCGAACTTGTGCGCCTGGCCTCCGCCGAAACGGGCCACGCCTGCGTATTCCACGAGCCGGATGCGGCGCGCTGCGCCATCCACCACGCCCGTCCAGCGGAGTGCCGACTGCTTTTCTGCCGGGACCCGCGAACTTTGGTAGACTACTACAGCAGGGACCGCCTGACCAGAGCTGATATC
It encodes:
- the dsrA gene encoding dissimilatory-type sulfite reductase subunit alpha, translating into MAKHPTPLLDQLESGPWPSFVSDLKHAAEVRHKNPKGIELQIPEDVIDDLLGLLEMSYEDGTTHWKHGGIVGVFGYGGGVIGRYCDQPEKFPGVAHFHTVRVAQPSGLFYKAEYMEELCDLWDFRGSGMTNMHGSTGDIIWLGTTTPQLEEIFYELTHKHNQDLGGSGSNLRTPACCIGMSRCEFACMDAQHICHTFTNEYQDMLHRPQFPYKFKFKFDGCPNGCVASIARSDFSIIGTWKDDIKIDQAAVKAYVGGEIPPNAGAHAGRDWGKFDIQKEVIDLCPTKCMKYEGGKLTIETAECYRCMHCINVMPKALRVGDERGASILLGAKAPILDGAQMSSLLVPFIPCEDPYDEIKEVVELVWDWWMEEGKNRERLGETIKRLGFQKLLEVTNIKPMAQHVREPRTNPYIFWKEDEVPGGWSRDINEYRKLHQR
- a CDS encoding YkgJ family cysteine cluster protein; the encoded protein is MDHAPGALTCRRCGRCCQAGPPALHKDDLELLAAGAITRDRLVTLRAGELARDNVRGGLAPLARELVRLASAETGHACVFHEPDAARCAIHHARPAECRLLFCRDPRTLVDYYSRDRLTRADIVPQEGALAELARFHDKTFPAARIMALARRAAEGSAAANAELSELASAEDRFRRAFLERTGTPGGELDFLFGRALPRLCAPFGVSIPF